GGCTACGGACACATCCTCAAGAAATACAAGGAACCTCAGGATATTCAGGAATGGTATGAGGGCGAGCTGCAGCGCCGCCACGAGCAGTTCCGCGAACACCTGGATACGCCCAAAGAAGACTTCTACCGTGCGGATCTCCAGAGCTTCCGTTCCACCTTCCACAAGCCGGTGATATATGCCACGTGGAATTGGGACGAAACCGTGCTGGACGCCTTGCACCATTCGGGTTTTGCCGATTTTGACGAGCAGGCCAAGGCGATGGAAATCTCTCGGCAATTGAACGGCTGATAGGTGGCTGTAACTACAGAAGACAGGCTCTGGAGAGAGGGTCCTTTTTAAGGGCCCTCTCTCCGGCAGCTTTCCGCAAAGCAGCGTGGTACGATAAAAGCCAGGCGGCATCGGGCGCTACCCCGATGCCGCCTGGCTTTTATCTGAAAAAACGTTGGTTCAGACCGTAGCAGTTTCCGGGGCGTCCACTGCGGCGTCCATATCCGTCATGGGGCCGATGCCGCCGGTGGAAAAGGCCGTGAGCAGCAGATTGGTCATTTCCTGGTCATAGTGCTGGCTATCGGCGGCCAGCTCCTTGGCGGCGGCCAGCATTTCCTTGCCCTGGCCATAGGGACGGTCGCAGATCATGGCCGCAAAGGAATCCGCAATGGCCGTGATGCGCCCCACCCGGCTGATCTGCGCGCCCTTGAGGTGCTGCGGGTAGCCGGAGCCGTCCAGGCGTTCGTGGTGCTCAAAACAGGCCCGCACCAGCTCCTCAAAAGCTACGTCCATCTTTTGCATGAGCTTGATGCCCACCAGGGGGTGAGGCAGGATTTTTTCCCGCTCTTCCGCCTTGAGGGGACCGGTCTTGTTGAGCAGAAAGGCCGGTACCTTGAGCATGCCCACATCGTGCAACAGCAGGGCCAGGGCCATGCGGTCCAGGTCGCGGCGGCGGATTTCGCCCATGATCTGCAGCCAGAGCCAAAGCCCCACGATCATGGTGTTGATGGCGTGGCGCGGGGGCGAGTAGACGCGGAACAGTCGACGCATGAAGGTATTGCAGCGGTGGCGGTCGTTCCACAGGTATTCCGTCACCACCATGACGTCGCGGTACAAAGGTTCAAAAACCAGCTTGACCGGCTGTTCCGCAAAGTGCCCGTAGCGCAGGAGCAGGGCGCGGATGCAGATATCCGCTATTTCCCCTTCCTTGAGGTTCTGATCCTGCAGCACCAGGTCCAGCTGCTTGACAATATGGCGCGAGTAGATGGGGTGGTCGGACCGGGCCACAAACAGGTTGCCTTCGGCGCAAAGGGCGGCCACCTCGTCCACCTGCTCGTTGCTGAGCCGCACGCCCTTTTTGCAATAGGGGGCCAGCACGCCGATATCCTCGCGAAAGCTGAAAAGGTCTACAGGCGGTCGGTATTTGGGAAAGCTGGAAAGGATTTCGCCGCTGATCTGATAGTATTCTTCATTGATGTTCTGCGGTATGGCGCGGCTTTCCCTGACGTTTTGGCCCATAGGTCATTTCCAGTATATTTTCACAAGGTTGGTGCCGCGCGGCGTAGCGGAGGAGCCCTTGACCTGCCCGGCGGTGATGACGGCGCAATCGTTGGGGGCAAAGGTGGGGCTGTTGTGGATGAAATTTTCCGCCCGGATCAGGTGGCTGGGTTCTTCTTCGGGGTTTTTCACAAACACGGGTTCCACGCCCCAGACAAAGTTAAGGGCCTTGACTGTGACTGGGTCCGGGGTCAGGGCGTAGATCGGCTGTGAAGGCCGTCGGGCCGAAACCTGCCGGGCCGAACTGCCGGAGAGACTGTGCGAAACCAGGGCTTTGGCCCCGGCCTTGTCGGCCAGGAGGCAGGCGGAATAGGCCAGAAATTCCGGTATGCCCTTGTCCGCATCCGGTTCCTCCAGCTTGCGGTTGAGCAGCAGAAGGCATTCGGCTTCGTCGGTGATGCGGCGCATGTAACGTACTGTTTCTACTGGGAAATTGCCCATGGCCGTTTCTTCCGAAAGCATGACGCAGTCCGCGCCGTCCAACACGGCATTGGCCACGTCCGTGGTTTCCGCACGGGTGGGGGCGGGGCTGTTGACCATAGAAAGCAGCATCTGCGTGGCCACAATGACCGGCTTGGAAGCCTTGTTGCAAGCGCTGATAATGCGCTTTTGCAGGGCGGGCAGGTGGGGCAGGGGGCACTCTACCCCCAGGTCGCCGCGGGCCACCATGACCACATCCGTTTCGCGCAGAATGGCGTCCAGATTGTCCACGGCACTCTGCCGCTCCAGCTTGACCACCACAGGCACGCACTTGCCGGCGGCGGCAATAAGCTCCTTGGCCTCCCGCACGTCGT
This portion of the Desulfovibrio legallii genome encodes:
- the pyk gene encoding pyruvate kinase, translating into MKTKIVATIGPASNSSEKLLALAEAGVSVFRLNFSHGGAADFVAIIDRIRAVERTLARPITIMQDLSGPKIRLGLLPEKTISVSKGMRLLLGPTDKRVAETPYLPFDHDVILESLEPGDRMVLADGGLQFAVRERRADGLVELEAENAGLVTSRKGLALPGKATKVRALTEKDKKDLADGLKLGVDAVAVSYVQTADDVREAKELIAAAGKCVPVVVKLERQSAVDNLDAILRETDVVMVARGDLGVECPLPHLPALQKRIISACNKASKPVIVATQMLLSMVNSPAPTRAETTDVANAVLDGADCVMLSEETAMGNFPVETVRYMRRITDEAECLLLLNRKLEEPDADKGIPEFLAYSACLLADKAGAKALVSHSLSGSSARQVSARRPSQPIYALTPDPVTVKALNFVWGVEPVFVKNPEEEPSHLIRAENFIHNSPTFAPNDCAVITAGQVKGSSATPRGTNLVKIYWK
- a CDS encoding HD-GYP domain-containing protein; protein product: MGQNVRESRAIPQNINEEYYQISGEILSSFPKYRPPVDLFSFREDIGVLAPYCKKGVRLSNEQVDEVAALCAEGNLFVARSDHPIYSRHIVKQLDLVLQDQNLKEGEIADICIRALLLRYGHFAEQPVKLVFEPLYRDVMVVTEYLWNDRHRCNTFMRRLFRVYSPPRHAINTMIVGLWLWLQIMGEIRRRDLDRMALALLLHDVGMLKVPAFLLNKTGPLKAEEREKILPHPLVGIKLMQKMDVAFEELVRACFEHHERLDGSGYPQHLKGAQISRVGRITAIADSFAAMICDRPYGQGKEMLAAAKELAADSQHYDQEMTNLLLTAFSTGGIGPMTDMDAAVDAPETATV